The following proteins are co-located in the Polystyrenella longa genome:
- a CDS encoding glycosyl hydrolase family 28-related protein yields the protein MINLSRFLLLLSLFATTSNVLAAQYNIEDYGAIANDELDDTLAIRKAFSACEEADGGEVFIPAGIFIVSRQGTESPIIEIPSNTTVSGEGTSSTLKFDPEVNNTNFWRMLGAGPTGCQNVTIRDIHLDGSNTFMSYDKGKTPEQNYGVFFYNTKATIENVTIHDCLVENFSGDCIAMSKGCRNMTVRDVSLRNFVRQGIQMGGDSGSHDYLVTGCQDLEGEVKSAGSTIHVEHADGLKGVQITNNRCSQSILAGGVDGIIISNNVIQGRLAGNGNLNAVITGNFIRGRDDLKRFVVQFGYSNGLIFKNNIIIGNHEEAGGIYVWGSSRYRPEPSRNVLIADNLIQVRGDGIQLNGVDHGSISNNIISPVGAKTNIVQKRSQNIRLDTVAP from the coding sequence TTGATTAATCTATCTCGATTCCTGCTTCTTCTTTCTCTCTTCGCCACGACTTCGAATGTGCTTGCTGCACAATATAATATCGAAGATTATGGTGCCATCGCCAATGACGAGCTCGATGATACTTTAGCGATCCGCAAAGCGTTCAGTGCTTGTGAAGAGGCCGATGGCGGTGAAGTGTTCATTCCTGCTGGAATTTTCATTGTCTCCCGGCAAGGCACGGAGAGTCCGATCATTGAAATTCCGTCAAACACCACCGTGTCAGGAGAAGGCACGTCCTCCACTTTGAAATTCGATCCGGAAGTGAACAACACCAACTTTTGGAGAATGCTGGGAGCTGGTCCAACAGGTTGTCAAAATGTCACCATCCGGGACATACATCTCGACGGCAGCAATACATTCATGTCATACGATAAAGGGAAGACGCCCGAACAGAATTACGGCGTCTTTTTCTATAATACAAAAGCGACGATTGAGAACGTCACGATACACGATTGCCTGGTAGAAAACTTTAGCGGTGACTGTATCGCGATGAGTAAAGGTTGCCGAAACATGACGGTTCGCGACGTCTCATTGCGAAACTTTGTTCGGCAGGGAATCCAGATGGGAGGCGACAGCGGTTCCCACGATTATCTGGTGACAGGCTGCCAGGATTTGGAAGGTGAAGTGAAATCGGCCGGCTCGACTATTCACGTCGAACACGCCGATGGACTCAAAGGCGTTCAGATCACGAACAACCGCTGTAGTCAGTCAATTCTAGCGGGAGGCGTCGATGGCATCATTATTAGTAACAACGTCATCCAGGGCCGCTTGGCAGGCAACGGAAATTTAAATGCCGTCATCACTGGCAATTTTATCCGCGGGCGAGATGACCTGAAAAGATTTGTGGTCCAATTCGGGTACTCCAATGGCCTGATCTTCAAGAACAATATCATCATCGGCAACCATGAAGAAGCCGGTGGAATCTACGTTTGGGGAAGTTCGCGTTACCGTCCCGAACCAAGCCGCAATGTATTAATAGCTGACAATCTCATTCAGGTCCGAGGTGATGGAATCCAGTTAAATGGTGTCGATCATGGTAGCATTTCAAATAATATTATCTCGCCAGTAGGCGCAAAAACAAACATCGTTCAGAAGAGATCACAAAACATTCGTCTTGATACCGTTGCACCTTAA
- a CDS encoding SOS response-associated peptidase — protein sequence MCGRFTLRIPPHELWKALQAEYDWQPRFNIAPSQLAPVVRIRDGQPVLDRLRWGFIPSWAKDEKIGYKMINARSEEIAKSYRGALKSRRCLIVADGWYEWKNKQPYHFHQPDNIPFAFAGLWEKWKETESFTIFTTAAVGVAADYHDRMPVIIHPAAYDPWLDPDINGNDLVEPLLQSWEGELKVEEANKCVGNPRNEGPQCLNERGSGKLF from the coding sequence ATGTGTGGAAGATTTACACTTCGCATTCCACCGCATGAGTTATGGAAAGCGCTACAGGCCGAGTATGACTGGCAGCCACGTTTTAATATTGCTCCTTCTCAGCTTGCGCCCGTTGTTCGCATTCGCGATGGTCAACCGGTACTCGACAGGCTTCGTTGGGGTTTTATTCCCAGTTGGGCGAAAGACGAGAAAATCGGGTACAAGATGATTAACGCCCGATCTGAAGAGATCGCGAAAAGTTATCGGGGAGCATTGAAAAGTCGCCGTTGCCTGATTGTTGCCGATGGCTGGTATGAGTGGAAGAACAAGCAGCCCTACCATTTTCATCAACCGGATAACATCCCTTTCGCTTTTGCGGGTTTGTGGGAGAAGTGGAAAGAGACCGAGTCGTTTACGATCTTCACGACGGCGGCGGTTGGTGTCGCTGCCGATTATCATGATCGTATGCCGGTCATCATTCATCCCGCAGCCTACGACCCGTGGCTTGATCCAGATATCAACGGTAACGACCTCGTCGAACCCCTGTTGCAATCCTGGGAAGGAGAGTTGAAAGTAGAAGAGGCCAATAAATGCGTCGGAAATCCAAGAAACGAAGGGCCTCAGTGCTTAAATGAAAGAGGGTCAGGGAAATTATTCTAA
- a CDS encoding mannitol dehydrogenase family protein, with protein sequence MWNKPVQLNQQNLTQLSVELNPPTYDRSQIKAGIVHVGVGGFHRSHEAYYTDELLRTGSGSDWGICGIGLRDADRKMATLLKEQDYLYTLIIKHPDGTVQNRIIGSLVGFLLGCDDATAVIEQMASPDTKIVSLTITEGGYNVDPASGDFDAKNPDAIHDIQNPMQPRLVFCYLTAALRLRRERGLPPFTVQSCDNIQHNGDLTRKLVLGFARLQDADLAKWIEEEVCFPNAMVDRITPVTTPTDIEYLENQFHVHDEWPVTCEPFCQWIIEDNFSNGRPEWEKVGAQFVTDVTPYETMKLRLLNAGHSVLGLLGSVYGYQTIDQTISDDLFARFLRGFFDKEATPMLDAVEGIDLDQYKDTLIERFGNPNIKDNLARICLESSSKLPVFLFPTIRKNLEQGGSIDYGVLVIAAWCYYSDSHTDRYGKELEVVDAMKTTLQEAARKTSTDPLAFIKLRSVFGDLADDSRFVETYKRLVTQVYSNPDVSILMQQIKA encoded by the coding sequence ATATGGAACAAACCCGTGCAGTTGAATCAACAAAACCTAACGCAGCTCTCCGTGGAGTTGAATCCACCGACTTATGATCGTTCGCAGATCAAAGCTGGCATAGTCCATGTCGGTGTAGGTGGGTTTCATCGTTCGCACGAAGCATATTATACCGATGAGTTGTTGCGCACGGGTTCCGGATCAGACTGGGGAATCTGTGGTATCGGTCTGAGAGATGCGGACCGAAAGATGGCAACCCTCCTTAAAGAACAAGATTACCTTTATACGCTCATCATCAAGCATCCCGATGGAACGGTGCAGAATCGTATTATAGGCTCGCTGGTCGGATTTCTGCTCGGTTGCGATGATGCCACAGCAGTCATTGAACAGATGGCAAGTCCCGATACAAAGATAGTATCGTTGACGATCACTGAAGGAGGCTACAACGTTGACCCCGCCAGTGGCGATTTTGACGCAAAGAATCCTGACGCCATTCACGATATCCAGAACCCAATGCAACCTCGATTGGTGTTTTGTTACTTGACAGCCGCTTTGCGATTGCGACGTGAGCGAGGACTTCCGCCATTCACAGTTCAATCTTGTGACAATATCCAACACAATGGTGACCTGACTCGAAAATTGGTACTCGGTTTTGCTCGTTTGCAAGATGCCGACCTTGCGAAATGGATCGAAGAAGAAGTATGCTTCCCTAATGCGATGGTAGACCGAATTACGCCGGTAACCACTCCGACCGATATAGAGTACCTGGAAAATCAATTCCACGTCCATGATGAATGGCCTGTCACATGTGAGCCCTTCTGCCAGTGGATTATTGAAGACAACTTCTCAAACGGACGTCCTGAATGGGAGAAGGTCGGCGCACAATTCGTCACCGACGTAACTCCTTACGAAACGATGAAGTTGAGGTTACTCAATGCCGGCCATTCCGTGCTTGGCCTGCTTGGTTCCGTCTACGGCTATCAGACCATTGACCAAACCATTAGCGACGATCTTTTTGCAAGATTCTTGCGAGGATTCTTCGACAAGGAGGCAACTCCTATGCTGGATGCGGTCGAAGGTATCGATCTGGACCAATATAAAGACACGCTGATCGAACGATTCGGCAACCCCAATATCAAAGACAACTTGGCTCGAATCTGTCTGGAGAGTTCAAGTAAGCTGCCGGTCTTTTTATTTCCCACGATTCGTAAGAACTTAGAGCAAGGCGGCTCGATCGACTATGGGGTGCTAGTGATCGCTGCATGGTGCTATTACAGTGACAGCCATACGGACCGTTACGGGAAAGAGCTTGAAGTAGTGGATGCCATGAAAACCACGTTGCAGGAAGCAGCCAGAAAGACGTCCACCGACCCCCTCGCCTTCATTAAGCTCAGATCGGTGTTTGGCGATCTCGCTGATGACTCTCGTTTCGTAGAGACCTACAAGCGACTTGTAACACAAGTTTATAGCAATCCAGATGTTTCAATCCTGATGCAACAGATTAAGGCTTAG
- a CDS encoding FAD-dependent oxidoreductase: MTIDAAEELSIGQSRNVDLVVYGSTPGGVVCAVRAAREGLQVELISPNQHPGGMISNGLSTMDTLYNGSRSPLYDEFRESIYDYYRKKYGTDSPQFAATNPGYPKTRYEANVAELLFKQLLEREPNINVSMNWIPEQVDREKRLVQSVTFRHRQLKETKTLFAPYWVDCSYEADLSALARVPYRVGREARSEFQEPHAGITYVRERDWPPADGNDRKWQLARDLELVRYDKWYELIPGASTGEADGAVQAYNMRAIITRDPGNRVPIPKPTNYQSEMFTEFGFGDPDKPGLSMPNQKFGLNHPKLVGRQTPYVEGDWQARIEVINQHVDATLGLLYYRQHDPAVPEIIREGWLAYGLPKDEFPDNAHMPYEIYARETRRIKGRQVFTEHDAQLHPELDRAPIHTDSIGATEWFLDSHACTPRRVADSEQEGKVMMKNETFPGQISYKTLLPEELDNLLVPVCLSSSHVGWGTIRLEPTWMTVCEAAALAIVQANEKDIQPANIDVDQLVRQLADRRFLITFFNDIEDHPQADWYPAVQYLGTQGYFGTYNARPTEAMTAPLAKSWLRRLKAHLREPTFSPSQAAQEVLKAERIDGAEISSKAFIDMLSEILDQHPDRKSNVESVFLELAISPEKTLSRGDAARLIYALSNPSEE; this comes from the coding sequence ATGACGATCGACGCAGCGGAAGAATTGTCTATTGGCCAGTCTAGAAATGTTGACCTCGTCGTTTATGGGAGCACCCCCGGAGGGGTTGTTTGCGCTGTCAGGGCAGCCCGGGAGGGATTACAGGTCGAATTAATCAGTCCGAACCAGCATCCCGGAGGGATGATCAGCAACGGGCTGAGCACGATGGATACTCTCTACAATGGTAGCCGATCCCCTCTTTACGATGAGTTCCGGGAATCGATTTACGATTATTACCGAAAGAAATACGGAACGGATTCTCCTCAATTCGCAGCGACCAATCCGGGGTATCCCAAGACTCGCTATGAGGCCAATGTCGCCGAACTCCTGTTTAAGCAACTACTGGAACGGGAACCAAATATTAACGTCAGTATGAATTGGATTCCCGAACAAGTCGACAGAGAGAAACGACTCGTTCAATCAGTGACGTTTCGACATCGACAACTCAAGGAAACGAAAACGCTTTTCGCCCCTTATTGGGTCGATTGCTCTTATGAAGCAGACTTGTCTGCTCTGGCAAGAGTTCCCTATCGCGTTGGACGAGAAGCCCGATCCGAGTTCCAAGAGCCGCATGCTGGCATTACTTATGTGCGTGAACGCGATTGGCCACCTGCTGATGGGAACGACCGCAAATGGCAGCTTGCCCGCGATTTGGAACTGGTACGATACGATAAATGGTACGAACTAATTCCTGGTGCCAGTACGGGAGAAGCAGACGGCGCCGTTCAGGCGTATAATATGCGTGCCATCATTACTCGTGATCCGGGCAACCGAGTTCCTATTCCAAAACCGACAAATTATCAGTCCGAAATGTTTACCGAGTTTGGATTTGGGGATCCCGATAAACCGGGGTTATCGATGCCAAATCAAAAGTTCGGTTTAAATCATCCAAAACTAGTCGGTCGACAGACTCCTTATGTAGAGGGAGACTGGCAGGCGCGAATCGAAGTCATCAATCAGCATGTGGACGCGACTTTAGGTTTACTCTATTACCGACAGCATGACCCCGCAGTGCCTGAGATAATCCGGGAAGGCTGGTTGGCATATGGCCTCCCTAAGGATGAATTCCCTGACAATGCTCACATGCCTTACGAAATCTACGCTCGCGAAACACGGCGAATTAAAGGGCGTCAGGTTTTCACTGAGCACGATGCCCAATTGCATCCTGAACTGGATAGAGCCCCGATCCATACAGACAGCATTGGCGCAACCGAGTGGTTTCTTGATAGCCACGCCTGCACTCCCCGCCGAGTCGCGGACAGTGAACAGGAAGGAAAAGTCATGATGAAGAATGAAACCTTCCCCGGACAAATCTCCTACAAGACACTCTTACCGGAAGAACTCGACAACCTCCTCGTACCAGTATGTCTTTCCTCTTCACACGTTGGCTGGGGAACCATTCGACTGGAGCCTACCTGGATGACTGTCTGTGAAGCCGCCGCGTTGGCCATTGTTCAAGCGAACGAAAAAGATATTCAACCGGCGAACATTGATGTCGATCAACTGGTGCGACAACTGGCAGACCGCCGGTTTCTAATCACCTTTTTCAACGACATCGAAGACCATCCTCAGGCGGACTGGTACCCGGCAGTGCAGTATCTCGGAACACAAGGATACTTCGGTACCTATAACGCCCGTCCCACCGAAGCGATGACGGCTCCCTTAGCCAAATCCTGGTTAAGAAGACTGAAGGCTCACCTGAGAGAGCCAACTTTCTCTCCGTCGCAAGCGGCACAAGAAGTCCTGAAAGCAGAACGGATTGACGGGGCAGAAATATCCTCGAAAGCGTTCATTGATATGTTAAGCGAAATCTTGGACCAACATCCCGATCGAAAATCAAATGTTGAATCCGTTTTCTTAGAGCTTGCGATATCACCGGAGAAGACCCTTTCGCGCGGCGATGCGGCCCGTTTGATTTACGCCTTGAGCAACCCTTCAGAAGAATAA
- a CDS encoding purine-cytosine permease family protein yields the protein MKPEQLPIPQHKLHGWTHFAGLYAGEHVAATEFVIGATFVALGATTTDILIGLLIGNILAVLSWTLITAPIAVQTRLSLYTYLEKIAGDSMTTLYNWANVLIFTVISAAMITVSCTAVRLLFNIPAQLEWYPTNSLFVAVVLAVGAIVVVVAMYGFDAVAEFSGLCGPWLVVMFISGALVLFPALADSVLGRTQLSSLSEFITIGDRSIWTGVNSQGKPGIGLWEVIGFAWAANTITHFGLIDMALLRYAKRSVYGLCTSAGMLFGHYIAWISAGIMGAGTAALLESTIVELDPGDVAFRALGYSGYVIVIVAGWTTANANLYRAGLAAQAIFHNHSRKKVTATVGVITVMVACFPFVFSQMLPLLTYAGLLVVPVGAIVFAEHFVFPRIGLTRYWVHYRKLTHSTPAVAAWAAGLFFAFGLQAMEVMSFFYLFLPTWIFTIVLYTLLARRFGAAETYPAEQEADQKINEVIKQMQDQQAIEDGKPLVDATVLSKTLGFIAWTSLVLTLLLALVVMFRSPDMVTYEKNVAIFYTWGFVFTIIYFTTSYWALRRSKCIGNDAITTSTTA from the coding sequence ATGAAACCAGAGCAGTTACCCATTCCCCAGCACAAGCTCCACGGCTGGACTCATTTTGCTGGTCTGTATGCAGGTGAGCATGTCGCGGCGACAGAGTTTGTGATTGGCGCAACTTTCGTCGCACTGGGGGCGACCACCACGGACATTCTGATTGGACTACTGATTGGAAATATTCTCGCTGTCCTGAGCTGGACCCTGATTACTGCACCAATCGCGGTTCAGACGCGACTGAGTCTCTACACGTATCTTGAAAAGATCGCGGGAGACTCGATGACCACGCTCTACAACTGGGCGAACGTGTTGATCTTCACGGTGATCTCGGCGGCGATGATTACTGTTTCCTGTACCGCAGTAAGACTGCTGTTCAATATTCCGGCTCAACTGGAATGGTATCCCACCAATAGCTTGTTCGTCGCTGTGGTACTCGCTGTTGGCGCCATCGTTGTTGTCGTTGCAATGTATGGATTCGATGCAGTCGCTGAGTTTTCGGGGCTGTGTGGCCCCTGGTTGGTCGTCATGTTTATCAGCGGAGCACTCGTTCTCTTTCCAGCACTCGCCGATTCCGTGCTTGGCCGAACGCAACTGAGCAGTCTCTCCGAGTTCATCACCATCGGTGATCGTTCCATTTGGACGGGAGTGAACAGCCAAGGCAAACCGGGCATCGGGCTATGGGAAGTCATCGGTTTTGCATGGGCAGCCAACACGATCACCCACTTTGGATTGATCGACATGGCGCTATTACGATACGCCAAGCGATCTGTATATGGGCTGTGCACCAGTGCAGGCATGTTGTTCGGTCACTACATCGCTTGGATATCCGCCGGCATTATGGGTGCGGGAACGGCAGCGTTACTCGAGTCAACGATCGTCGAACTCGATCCGGGCGACGTCGCGTTTCGGGCCCTTGGCTATTCCGGTTACGTCATCGTCATCGTGGCCGGTTGGACAACCGCGAATGCGAATCTGTACCGTGCCGGTTTGGCGGCACAAGCAATTTTCCACAACCATTCGCGAAAGAAAGTAACAGCGACCGTGGGAGTGATCACCGTGATGGTTGCCTGCTTCCCGTTCGTATTCAGCCAGATGCTGCCGTTACTGACGTATGCGGGGCTGTTGGTGGTTCCTGTGGGAGCGATCGTGTTTGCTGAGCACTTCGTTTTTCCTCGCATCGGTTTGACTCGATATTGGGTACACTACCGCAAGCTGACGCACAGTACGCCGGCTGTGGCGGCTTGGGCCGCAGGCTTATTTTTCGCATTCGGGCTGCAGGCCATGGAAGTGATGTCGTTCTTTTATCTCTTCTTGCCTACGTGGATCTTTACGATAGTCCTCTACACCTTATTGGCTCGCCGATTCGGAGCAGCGGAGACCTACCCTGCCGAACAGGAAGCAGATCAGAAAATCAACGAAGTAATTAAGCAGATGCAGGATCAGCAAGCGATTGAAGACGGAAAACCTCTCGTTGACGCGACAGTGTTATCGAAGACGCTGGGATTTATAGCGTGGACCAGTTTAGTACTGACCCTCCTGCTCGCACTCGTCGTGATGTTCAGAAGCCCGGACATGGTTACTTATGAAAAGAACGTTGCTATCTTTTACACTTGGGGCTTCGTCTTTACGATCATCTATTTCACGACATCGTACTGGGCTCTTCGTCGAAGCAAATGCATCGGTAATGATGCGATCACTACAAGCACCACTGCCTGA
- a CDS encoding outer membrane protein assembly factor BamB family protein — protein MRVAAFFLLSLMATSICLASDSWTEFRGPTGNGHAADSQPAISWSETENVTWKVPIHDKGWSSPVILGNQIWITTATEDGHKLYAICIDRETGEQLHDLLIFEVESPEPVPAENSYASPTSAIEEGRVYVHYGTYGTACIDTETGTILWKRQNLKCEHEAGPNSSPMLLGEMLIMNVDGRDVQYVIALDKKTGDTIWKTDRSVDFSSIGAYQRKAYSMPIHISFDGNEQLVSPGGRAIISYDPSTGKELWKILHRGWSIAPRPVFGNDLVYAVMDHDHPELWAIRPDGRGDVTDSHIEWKLTKGIPARSSPLLIDELLFFVDRKGIASCVDAVSGESLGKARLDGNHSASPVYADGRIYFFNETGKATVVKASSDLEVIAENELTNDILMASPAIAGDSLFVRTAGSLYRIDPPTEK, from the coding sequence ATGCGGGTTGCTGCTTTCTTCTTGCTCTCGTTAATGGCGACTTCAATATGCCTCGCATCCGATAGCTGGACCGAGTTCCGAGGTCCCACAGGGAATGGCCATGCTGCTGACAGTCAGCCAGCCATCTCCTGGAGCGAGACAGAGAATGTCACCTGGAAAGTTCCAATTCATGATAAAGGCTGGTCTTCACCAGTGATTCTGGGAAATCAGATTTGGATTACGACTGCGACGGAAGACGGACACAAACTGTACGCCATCTGTATTGATCGCGAGACGGGTGAGCAACTCCATGACCTATTGATCTTCGAAGTCGAAAGTCCAGAGCCGGTTCCCGCTGAAAACTCGTATGCTTCGCCAACCTCTGCCATTGAAGAAGGGCGAGTCTATGTGCATTACGGGACTTACGGAACGGCCTGTATCGATACCGAGACCGGAACCATTCTCTGGAAGCGACAGAACCTGAAGTGTGAGCACGAAGCCGGCCCCAATAGTTCTCCCATGTTGCTCGGCGAGATGTTAATCATGAATGTCGATGGCCGCGATGTGCAGTATGTCATTGCACTCGATAAAAAAACGGGAGATACAATCTGGAAAACGGACCGTTCCGTCGATTTCAGTTCCATCGGCGCGTATCAACGAAAGGCATATAGCATGCCGATCCACATCTCGTTTGACGGGAATGAACAACTTGTCAGCCCGGGAGGGCGAGCGATCATCTCATATGATCCCTCAACAGGTAAAGAGCTTTGGAAGATTCTACATCGCGGTTGGTCCATTGCCCCCCGCCCCGTATTCGGAAACGACCTTGTCTATGCCGTAATGGACCATGATCACCCTGAACTTTGGGCGATCCGACCTGATGGCCGGGGAGATGTCACAGATAGCCATATTGAATGGAAACTGACGAAAGGAATTCCCGCCCGTTCTTCTCCACTTCTGATTGATGAATTGCTCTTTTTTGTCGACCGAAAAGGAATTGCCTCCTGCGTCGATGCGGTCAGCGGAGAATCACTCGGAAAAGCTCGCCTCGACGGTAACCATTCCGCCTCGCCAGTATACGCGGATGGACGGATTTATTTTTTTAATGAAACGGGGAAAGCAACCGTCGTCAAGGCGAGCAGTGATCTTGAAGTCATTGCCGAAAACGAATTAACAAACGATATTCTGATGGCAAGCCCTGCCATCGCCGGAGACTCTTTGTTCGTCCGCACTGCCGGCTCTCTCTACCGAATCGATCCACCCACTGAGAAATAA
- a CDS encoding glycoside hydrolase family 43 protein: MVSNAQKLPGEESPNLVVPEDTVFLLPYFLGNGETGVYFAYSRDGLKFDWLNDGKVVMPAPKWENESLTRDPSIIYHAGEFHMVWTTSWASRSIGYAHSKDLKDWSEPLKIDVWGKRTDVSNTWAPEIHWDPEQHEYLILWSSTVAEELDDSDGSEDGHGHDHRSYAIRTTHFKEFTEPELFFSPQDPEMSVIDPVIAHDNRGTEAREDDRWVMAIKNEMSVDKGGKNLRLVFSNQMQEPYDTKLGPPIVGAGTDIVDTMGEGPSLFKLNGLWYLYWDAPDSDYSYCLATSPDLVEWTNRTGEMSLPAEQMRHGTVLPVPADRLPHLD; encoded by the coding sequence ATGGTTTCAAATGCCCAAAAACTTCCTGGAGAAGAATCGCCGAATCTGGTCGTTCCCGAGGACACCGTATTTCTCCTTCCCTACTTTCTGGGTAATGGAGAGACGGGCGTTTACTTCGCCTACAGCCGGGATGGTTTGAAATTCGACTGGTTAAATGACGGAAAAGTCGTGATGCCAGCACCGAAATGGGAGAATGAAAGCCTGACACGCGATCCATCTATCATTTACCACGCTGGTGAATTTCACATGGTTTGGACGACCAGTTGGGCGTCGCGCAGCATCGGCTATGCTCATTCGAAAGATCTCAAAGACTGGAGTGAACCGCTGAAGATCGACGTCTGGGGAAAGCGAACGGACGTTTCCAACACTTGGGCTCCTGAGATCCATTGGGATCCTGAACAACATGAATACTTAATTCTCTGGAGTTCGACCGTCGCCGAGGAATTGGACGATTCAGATGGATCTGAAGATGGGCATGGTCACGACCATCGATCCTATGCAATTCGAACGACGCATTTTAAAGAGTTCACTGAACCGGAATTGTTTTTCAGTCCGCAGGATCCGGAAATGAGCGTGATCGATCCTGTTATCGCGCACGATAATCGTGGTACAGAAGCGAGAGAAGATGATCGTTGGGTCATGGCGATCAAAAATGAAATGTCGGTGGATAAGGGCGGCAAAAACCTGAGACTTGTCTTCAGTAACCAAATGCAGGAACCTTATGATACAAAATTAGGGCCCCCCATCGTCGGCGCAGGAACGGATATCGTCGATACCATGGGAGAGGGACCGTCGCTCTTTAAGTTGAACGGTCTCTGGTACCTTTACTGGGATGCTCCCGACAGTGACTACTCCTACTGCCTTGCTACGAGTCCCGATCTCGTTGAGTGGACTAATCGAACCGGAGAAATGTCTCTGCCGGCGGAACAGATGCGACACGGAACAGTCTTGCCAGTACCCGCCGATCGACTACCTCATTTGGATTAG